One Candidatus Ornithobacterium hominis genomic region harbors:
- a CDS encoding glycosyltransferase family 4 protein has translation MANHTINANILILGSYNAAGNVFYSELETFTALQKKGQKIAVAGEASQEVEQYFKERQIEFYNIKPKGKFDKEFTRKIQEIIRKNKINILYARIGKYLRSIILFIKKENFKIVTYYGSGSLHWHDPSAYLSYLHPKVDYIICNSDFVYRHVRKQLWKKSKALKIYKGYDAEWFKEVQAFDYQSLNIPKETIKVILVGRNDKVKDIPTFLKAAEKLQPMQNIHFILVGQGLEKQNFQKISKGLKNIHFLGYRQDAPELIKGADVYVQTSLSEGLGRAISEAAAMGKPVVMTDAGGCTELVDPDESGYIVPIGAEDALAEKIQKLAENPSLREYMGKNAEKKIQTELNVKGTISDFYQFFQKIK, from the coding sequence ATGGCAAATCATACGATAAATGCAAATATCTTAATACTAGGAAGTTATAACGCCGCAGGAAATGTCTTTTATTCTGAACTAGAAACATTTACTGCTTTGCAAAAAAAAGGGCAAAAAATAGCCGTTGCAGGAGAAGCTTCACAAGAGGTGGAGCAGTATTTTAAAGAACGTCAGATTGAGTTTTACAACATAAAACCTAAGGGAAAATTTGACAAAGAATTTACTCGAAAAATTCAAGAAATTATTCGAAAAAATAAAATAAACATTCTCTATGCCAGAATTGGTAAATACCTGAGAAGCATTATATTATTCATCAAAAAAGAAAATTTCAAGATTGTAACTTACTATGGATCTGGTAGTTTACATTGGCATGACCCTTCGGCGTACCTTTCTTATTTACATCCCAAAGTTGATTATATCATTTGCAATAGTGATTTTGTTTATCGGCACGTCAGAAAACAATTGTGGAAAAAATCTAAGGCTTTAAAAATTTATAAAGGCTATGATGCTGAATGGTTTAAAGAGGTTCAAGCTTTTGATTATCAGAGTTTAAATATTCCAAAAGAAACCATCAAAGTAATTTTAGTAGGCAGAAACGATAAAGTGAAAGATATTCCGACTTTTTTGAAAGCGGCAGAGAAACTTCAGCCTATGCAGAATATTCATTTTATATTAGTCGGGCAAGGATTGGAAAAGCAAAATTTTCAAAAAATTTCTAAAGGCTTAAAAAATATACATTTTTTAGGTTACCGCCAAGATGCTCCAGAACTTATCAAAGGAGCTGATGTTTATGTACAAACTTCATTATCAGAAGGTTTAGGAAGGGCCATTAGCGAAGCAGCTGCCATGGGGAAGCCTGTGGTGATGACAGATGCTGGCGGTTGCACCGAACTTGTAGACCCTGATGAAAGCGGCTATATTGTCCCGATTGGTGCAGAAGATGCTTTGGCTGAAAAAATTCAAAAACTAGCAGAGAATCCTTCTTTGCGTGAATATATGGGTAAAAATGCTGAGAAAAAAATTCAAACAGAATTAAATGTAAAAGGCACAATATCAGATTTCTATCAATTTTTCCAAAAAATAAAATAA
- a CDS encoding L-threonylcarbamoyladenylate synthase, whose amino-acid sequence MQKIIEALKNNGIVLMPTDTTFGLSALAFEPEAFTKLRGIKKRDPKKTFLLLVASEAQLQRLVNVSDLAWDIMDYSEKPVTLIYDDILEVPDYLLSPEGSIGIRLTRDQNLIKIIQKVGQPLLSTSANLSGQASPKQFEEISEEIKKGVDYIAAEAPLFTPKYESSSIISLSKTGEIKVLRA is encoded by the coding sequence ATGCAAAAAATAATTGAAGCCTTAAAAAATAATGGCATTGTTTTGATGCCTACGGATACCACCTTTGGGCTTAGTGCTTTGGCTTTTGAGCCAGAAGCCTTTACTAAGTTGAGAGGTATAAAAAAAAGAGACCCTAAAAAAACTTTTTTGCTACTAGTGGCGAGCGAAGCGCAATTGCAGCGTTTGGTCAACGTATCAGATTTGGCGTGGGATATTATGGATTATTCAGAGAAGCCAGTCACGTTGATTTATGATGACATTTTGGAAGTTCCAGATTATTTACTTTCTCCAGAAGGAAGCATTGGTATTCGCTTGACTAGAGACCAAAATTTAATCAAAATCATTCAGAAAGTGGGGCAACCGTTGCTTTCTACATCAGCAAATTTATCAGGACAGGCATCACCCAAGCAATTTGAAGAGATTTCAGAAGAAATTAAAAAAGGAGTGGACTATATAGCCGCGGAAGCGCCTCTTTTTACCCCCAAATATGAGTCGTCAAGTATTATCTCTTTATCTAAAACGGGAGAGATAAAAGTGCTGCGCGCTTGA
- a CDS encoding CCA tRNA nucleotidyltransferase, which produces MNLKEALKNLVFKEISKIAEEMNAPVFVIGGFVRDFLLNRRDKKDVDIVIEGSGIELAQKIAQNLPGSSKVKVFKRFGTAMFRYKDIDWEFVGARKESYSENSRKPAVENGSIEDDQMRRDFTINALAISLNESNYGEFIDPFGGFQDLENKIIRTPLAPEITYSDDPLRMMRAIRFAAQLDFDIEAKSFQAIKENAQRMEILSKERVMAEFNKIMLTRRPSYGLKLLEKSGLLDFILPELLALKGIEEIDGQTHKDNFWHTLEVVDNISQTTGNLWLRWAALLHDIGKAPTKKFDKKIGWTFHNHEFVGSKLIPGIFRRLRLPMGGEMKYVKKMVMLSSRPIPLISDEVSDSALRRLLFDAGDDLEDLFLLCKADITTKNKAKQQRFQQNFEKVERKIIDLEERDQIRNFQPPVSGEDIMQLFDIQPCREVGVLKNKIKEAILDGKIENERNAALVFMEKEGGELGLKLAKTYQKS; this is translated from the coding sequence ATGAATCTGAAAGAAGCTTTAAAAAATTTGGTTTTTAAAGAAATTTCTAAAATCGCAGAAGAAATGAATGCTCCTGTTTTTGTGATTGGAGGTTTTGTACGAGATTTTTTGTTAAACCGAAGAGATAAAAAGGATGTAGACATAGTGATAGAAGGGAGCGGCATAGAATTAGCTCAAAAGATAGCTCAAAATTTACCAGGTTCCTCTAAGGTCAAAGTTTTTAAAAGATTTGGTACAGCGATGTTCCGTTACAAAGATATTGATTGGGAATTTGTTGGCGCACGCAAAGAAAGCTATAGCGAAAATAGCCGAAAACCTGCGGTAGAAAATGGAAGTATAGAAGATGACCAAATGCGCAGGGACTTCACAATCAATGCTTTGGCGATTTCGCTTAATGAAAGCAACTACGGGGAATTTATAGACCCGTTTGGCGGGTTTCAAGATTTGGAAAATAAAATTATTCGCACACCGCTAGCCCCAGAAATCACTTATTCAGACGACCCATTACGCATGATGCGCGCTATCAGGTTTGCTGCTCAGCTTGACTTTGATATTGAAGCAAAATCATTCCAAGCGATAAAAGAAAATGCGCAGCGAATGGAAATTTTGTCAAAGGAAAGAGTCATGGCTGAATTTAATAAGATTATGCTGACAAGGCGACCTTCCTACGGATTGAAATTATTGGAAAAATCAGGTTTACTAGATTTTATTTTGCCAGAGCTTTTAGCACTCAAAGGCATTGAAGAAATAGACGGACAAACGCACAAAGATAACTTTTGGCACACGCTAGAAGTGGTAGATAATATTAGCCAAACGACAGGAAATCTTTGGCTACGTTGGGCGGCTTTGTTACACGATATTGGCAAAGCTCCGACCAAAAAATTTGATAAAAAAATAGGTTGGACTTTTCATAATCATGAATTTGTGGGGAGTAAATTGATTCCAGGCATTTTCAGGCGTTTGAGATTGCCAATGGGGGGGGAGATGAAGTATGTGAAAAAAATGGTGATGCTCAGCTCACGCCCGATTCCGTTGATAAGCGATGAGGTGAGTGACTCAGCTCTGCGACGTCTTTTGTTTGATGCAGGAGATGATTTAGAAGATTTATTTCTGCTGTGTAAAGCGGACATCACGACCAAGAATAAGGCAAAACAGCAACGTTTTCAGCAGAATTTTGAAAAAGTAGAGCGGAAAATTATAGATTTAGAGGAAAGAGACCAAATCCGTAACTTTCAGCCACCCGTTAGTGGAGAAGATATCATGCAGCTATTCGATATTCAGCCGTGTAGAGAGGTGGGAGTTTTAAAGAATAAAATTAAAGAAGCAATTCTAGATGGCAAAATTGAAAATGAGAGAAATGCTGCGCTAGTTTTTATGGAAAAAGAGGGGGGGGAATTAGGCTTAAAACTTGCTAAAACATATCAGAAATCGTAA
- a CDS encoding IS1096 element passenger TnpR family protein — protein MNLKIRVILDAKKDVFRDIQISGKQNLLSFHRIVKEAFDLEGEEMASFYLSNENWFQGSEIPLENIFDEEGGETMAKIQLNEVMGQVGRRMIYVYDFFNMWTFFCETIERDEKEAATAVVYSYGKMPDKAPVKDTMDFFIEENEDEISPKRDDIFDDDDFNEYY, from the coding sequence ATGAATTTGAAAATTAGGGTTATTTTAGATGCCAAGAAAGATGTATTTCGAGACATTCAAATAAGTGGAAAACAAAATCTTTTGTCATTTCATCGTATTGTAAAAGAAGCTTTTGATTTAGAAGGAGAAGAAATGGCGTCGTTCTATTTGTCGAACGAAAACTGGTTTCAGGGAAGTGAAATTCCTTTAGAAAATATCTTTGATGAAGAAGGAGGTGAGACGATGGCAAAAATTCAGCTCAATGAAGTTATGGGGCAAGTCGGAAGGCGAATGATTTATGTCTATGATTTCTTTAATATGTGGACATTTTTTTGTGAAACGATTGAACGTGATGAAAAAGAAGCAGCTACAGCGGTCGTTTATTCTTACGGTAAAATGCCAGATAAAGCCCCTGTGAAGGATACTATGGATTTCTTTATAGAGGAAAATGAGGATGAAATATCTCCAAAACGCGATGATATTTTTGATGATGATGATTTTAATGAATATTATTAA
- a CDS encoding riboflavin synthase, protein MFTGIIEDIGEVVEIQQKDSNVTYRIQSPLAQELKIDQSLAHDGVCLTVVRLWEDAYAVTAIEETLKRTNLKAYQVGTKVNLERALKINARLDGHVVQGHVDQVGKIKSIEDKDGSWLINVVYEDAKFITVEKGSICLNGISLTIVDSHENGFSVAIIPYTWEHTNLKDKKVGDLLNIEFDILGKYVQKLTLNAC, encoded by the coding sequence ATGTTTACAGGAATTATAGAAGATATAGGTGAAGTTGTAGAAATTCAACAAAAAGACTCTAACGTGACGTATCGTATCCAATCTCCATTGGCACAAGAGCTCAAGATAGACCAAAGCTTAGCACACGATGGCGTTTGCTTGACTGTAGTGCGCCTATGGGAGGATGCCTATGCTGTGACGGCGATAGAGGAAACTTTGAAGCGAACAAATTTAAAAGCATATCAAGTTGGAACAAAAGTGAATTTAGAAAGAGCTCTCAAAATAAATGCTCGTCTTGATGGGCATGTGGTGCAAGGACACGTGGACCAAGTGGGGAAAATCAAAAGCATAGAAGATAAAGACGGTAGCTGGTTGATAAATGTGGTGTATGAAGATGCTAAATTTATAACGGTAGAGAAAGGCTCTATTTGCTTGAATGGTATTAGCTTAACGATTGTAGATTCGCACGAAAATGGCTTTAGCGTAGCCATAATCCCCTACACATGGGAACACACGAACTTGAAAGATAAAAAAGTAGGCGATTTGCTAAATATTGAATTTGATATTTTAGGAAAATATGTTCAAAAATTAACCTTGAATGCGTGCTAG
- a CDS encoding sensor histidine kinase — MRARESFLDKLFIRDKIYLALILVIVVLTSLFGVLIFFYFQSISKNYHENRLARKEKNIIETIDYLISEFPQNVTEENVKDIFENNIYKYSDINDIHINIYDLKGELLISSQSGNSKDIHFVPGKVMQILSLKNDRVEMVQKSGKNTYIRIYSYLYNINHQPIAIINLPYLHDDSYQKDEFYDLLIKFLVLVSVIMIVGLVISYWLSKSIASRLDEIAEKLVKTDVVKLNRPLQYRGKDEISPLVNSYNNMLVKLNEQSELLLKLEREETWREAAKQVAHELKNPLTPMRLQMQSFQRKFDKNLPDIEERVKDFTESMINQIDVIDRISQAFSDYTKMPVRKDQKIDVCEEVEKTLDIFDEEMVSFHKLNEPIYIYYDPTYLSRIVTNLVKNSMQAVPFGTKPQIEVTLMSNQEVLILKIKDNGTGVSDEVKDKLFEPKFTTKSSGSGLGLPVVKKMIEEYNGSIKFENNIDKGVTFTIQLPLRNK; from the coding sequence ATGCGTGCTAGAGAGAGTTTTTTAGACAAGCTGTTCATTAGAGATAAAATTTATCTTGCCTTAATTTTAGTCATTGTTGTGCTCACAAGCTTATTTGGAGTTCTGATTTTTTTTTACTTTCAGTCCATTTCAAAAAATTATCATGAAAACCGCTTAGCTCGGAAAGAAAAAAACATCATAGAAACAATTGATTATCTGATTTCTGAATTTCCACAAAATGTTACAGAAGAAAACGTAAAAGATATTTTTGAAAACAACATTTATAAATATTCTGACATTAATGATATTCACATCAATATTTATGATTTAAAAGGGGAACTCTTGATAAGTTCCCAAAGTGGGAATAGCAAAGACATTCACTTTGTGCCAGGAAAGGTGATGCAAATTCTAAGTCTGAAAAATGATCGTGTAGAAATGGTACAAAAATCAGGGAAAAACACATACATCAGAATTTATTCTTATTTATATAATATTAATCATCAGCCTATTGCGATTATTAATTTACCTTATCTGCACGACGATTCTTATCAAAAAGATGAATTTTATGATTTACTTATTAAGTTTCTAGTCTTGGTATCAGTGATTATGATTGTTGGTTTAGTTATTTCGTATTGGTTGTCAAAAAGCATTGCCTCACGCCTAGATGAAATCGCCGAAAAATTAGTCAAAACTGATGTAGTGAAACTAAATCGCCCATTACAATACCGTGGCAAAGATGAAATCAGTCCGCTAGTTAATTCCTATAACAATATGTTGGTTAAACTAAACGAGCAGTCAGAACTATTGCTAAAACTCGAGCGGGAAGAAACCTGGCGAGAAGCAGCGAAACAAGTAGCTCATGAGCTGAAAAATCCATTAACGCCAATGCGCTTGCAAATGCAGAGTTTTCAACGAAAATTTGATAAAAATTTACCCGATATAGAAGAAAGAGTAAAAGATTTCACTGAGAGTATGATTAATCAAATTGATGTCATCGATAGAATTTCTCAAGCCTTTTCAGATTATACCAAAATGCCAGTACGGAAAGACCAAAAAATAGATGTTTGTGAAGAAGTCGAGAAAACTTTAGATATATTTGATGAAGAAATGGTTAGCTTTCACAAATTAAATGAACCGATTTATATTTATTATGACCCAACTTATTTATCACGAATCGTGACTAATTTGGTCAAAAACTCGATGCAGGCCGTTCCGTTTGGCACAAAACCTCAGATAGAGGTCACCCTAATGTCCAATCAAGAAGTTTTAATTTTAAAGATAAAAGATAATGGAACAGGGGTTAGCGATGAGGTAAAAGATAAGCTATTTGAACCTAAGTTTACAACCAAAAGTTCGGGTAGCGGCCTAGGTTTGCCAGTCGTCAAAAAAATGATAGAAGAATACAACGGAAGCATTAAATTTGAAAATAATATTGATAAAGGAGTTACATTTACCATTCAACTTCCTTTGAGAAATAAATAA
- a CDS encoding acyl-CoA thioesterase: MIYKTKIKVRWSDLDANQHLANSQFLNFTSAARMEALEFCGLPLHRLYELHRGPVILEEKINYYKEVMPGSTLIIHTEIDGFSSNGVLFSFKQNIYSEEGLHHAHATLFGCWLNMQERKMAKDLPEEMLESLKKILSKNARELNFQDIKKLNPKPQNIHLEELL, encoded by the coding sequence ATGATTTATAAAACAAAAATTAAAGTGAGGTGGTCAGACTTGGACGCTAATCAGCATTTAGCCAATTCTCAATTTCTAAACTTCACTTCAGCAGCTAGAATGGAAGCTTTAGAATTCTGTGGATTGCCCTTGCATCGCTTGTATGAACTTCACCGAGGGCCAGTCATTTTAGAAGAAAAAATCAATTATTACAAAGAAGTCATGCCAGGTAGTACTTTGATTATTCACACAGAAATTGATGGTTTTTCATCTAATGGAGTACTTTTTAGCTTCAAGCAAAATATTTATTCAGAAGAAGGTTTACACCATGCGCATGCCACTTTATTTGGATGTTGGCTCAATATGCAAGAGCGTAAAATGGCGAAGGATTTGCCCGAAGAAATGCTTGAGAGTTTAAAAAAAATTCTGTCTAAAAATGCAAGAGAGCTAAACTTTCAAGATATTAAAAAATTAAACCCCAAGCCCCAAAATATTCATTTAGAAGAATTATTATAA
- the thiL gene encoding thiamine-phosphate kinase has product MFQDKDLQRTPLSEIGEFGMIDRIQSSFKNTQPTTQLGIGDDCAIIDYGEKAMLISTDMLTEGVHFNLAYVPLKHLGYKAIASSVSDVCAMNALPQQVLVSFAVSDRFPVEAIDELFAGMLIACQKYEIDLVGGDTTASKAGLVINVTAIGSCDKEKIVTRKGARENDLLVVSGDLGSAYFGLQILERENEVYKVNPNVQPDLRPYDYLIGRQLKPEARLDIIKLLEKLNVKPTAMIDVSDGLASEILHLSQQSKVGFTLDEEKIPLDQQVISAGEEFELNASIAALNGGEDYELLFTIKQEDYDKIKGNPHFTVIGFANDLQAGNHLVARGSNIKIPLTSQGWDAFYQYQKNVKNAEEE; this is encoded by the coding sequence ATGTTTCAAGATAAAGACCTACAACGCACGCCACTTTCTGAAATAGGAGAATTTGGAATGATAGATCGCATTCAGTCATCATTCAAAAACACACAACCTACGACACAACTCGGGATTGGGGACGACTGCGCCATTATCGACTATGGCGAAAAAGCCATGCTGATATCTACTGACATGTTGACCGAAGGCGTTCATTTCAATTTAGCTTATGTGCCACTCAAGCATCTGGGTTATAAAGCGATAGCGAGCAGTGTAAGTGATGTTTGTGCCATGAATGCGTTGCCTCAGCAGGTTTTGGTGAGTTTTGCAGTTTCAGATCGATTTCCTGTAGAGGCCATTGATGAATTATTTGCAGGAATGCTCATCGCTTGCCAAAAATATGAAATTGATTTGGTAGGAGGAGACACGACTGCATCTAAAGCAGGTTTAGTCATCAATGTGACGGCAATAGGTTCTTGTGATAAAGAAAAAATTGTGACTAGAAAGGGAGCTAGAGAAAATGACCTTTTGGTTGTTTCAGGAGATTTAGGTTCTGCATATTTCGGTCTACAAATTTTGGAGAGAGAAAATGAGGTGTACAAGGTCAACCCCAATGTTCAGCCCGATTTACGCCCCTACGATTATCTCATTGGTCGCCAGCTCAAGCCCGAAGCACGTTTGGATATCATAAAACTTTTAGAGAAATTAAACGTGAAACCCACCGCGATGATTGATGTTTCTGACGGATTAGCATCAGAGATTTTACACCTTTCGCAGCAGAGCAAAGTAGGCTTTACCCTTGATGAAGAAAAAATTCCACTAGACCAGCAAGTCATTTCAGCAGGAGAAGAATTTGAGCTGAACGCTAGCATTGCAGCGCTCAATGGCGGAGAGGATTATGAATTACTCTTTACCATAAAGCAAGAAGATTACGATAAAATCAAAGGCAACCCTCATTTCACAGTCATCGGTTTTGCCAATGATTTGCAGGCAGGGAATCATTTAGTGGCTCGTGGTAGTAATATTAAAATCCCTTTAACTTCGCAGGGTTGGGACGCTTTCTATCAATACCAAAAAAATGTAAAAAATGCCGAAGAAGAGTAA
- a CDS encoding YicC/YloC family endoribonuclease gives MILSMTGYGQAEAILQNKKYSIDIKTLNSKNLDLNIRLSAELRSLEPEIRQAVADKLKRGKIDVFINNSIVNILSATEINENLILAFVQKFKAMMPEIDENTAFQQAMRMPDVITSPDIEFSEVEIQKFFKALENALENVTTFREKEGLELQKDFKIRIEKIQKLNQKTEEFEGERIQGIRERMTTAIEKVEGADHSRLEQELIYYLEKLDVTEEKVRLANHCNYFLETLNLPESNGKKLNFILQEIGREINTLGSKSNHAKMQKIVVEMKDELEKIKEQILNIL, from the coding sequence ATGATTTTATCGATGACTGGCTATGGGCAAGCAGAAGCAATTCTGCAAAATAAAAAATATAGCATAGATATTAAAACCCTCAATAGCAAAAATTTAGATTTGAACATTCGGCTCAGTGCTGAACTAAGAAGCTTAGAACCCGAAATTCGCCAAGCAGTGGCAGATAAACTGAAGCGGGGGAAAATAGACGTTTTTATAAACAATAGCATTGTGAACATTCTCTCTGCTACAGAAATCAATGAAAATTTAATTTTGGCATTTGTGCAGAAATTTAAAGCGATGATGCCTGAAATTGATGAAAATACCGCTTTTCAACAAGCTATGCGAATGCCAGATGTGATTACTTCACCCGATATTGAATTCAGTGAAGTCGAAATTCAAAAATTTTTTAAAGCCTTAGAAAATGCACTCGAAAATGTGACCACCTTTAGAGAAAAAGAAGGCTTGGAATTACAAAAAGATTTTAAAATTAGAATTGAGAAAATTCAAAAACTGAATCAGAAAACAGAAGAATTTGAAGGAGAAAGAATTCAAGGAATTCGCGAAAGAATGACTACCGCGATAGAAAAAGTAGAAGGCGCAGACCACAGCCGATTGGAACAAGAGTTGATTTATTATTTAGAAAAACTAGATGTGACAGAAGAAAAAGTCCGCTTGGCAAACCATTGCAACTATTTTCTAGAAACGCTAAATTTACCCGAAAGTAACGGGAAGAAATTAAACTTCATTTTGCAAGAAATCGGGCGAGAAATAAACACCCTGGGTTCAAAATCAAATCATGCCAAAATGCAAAAAATAGTGGTGGAAATGAAAGATGAATTGGAGAAAATAAAAGAGCAAATTCTAAATATTTTGTAA
- the gmk gene encoding guanylate kinase, which yields MRNGDSTGKMIIFSAPSGSGKTTLVRHLLDQRNDLEFSISCTTRPPRGLEKHGIDYYFLSTEEFKKCIENEDFAEWEEVYSERFYGTPHSEIERIWRTGKNVIFDIDVVGGINLKKKFREKALSIFVKPPDLETLGKRLSARNTDSPEDLKIRIDKAAKELTYQDQFDCVIVNDDLDTAKKEIENKIEKFLKP from the coding sequence ATGAGAAATGGAGATAGCACGGGGAAAATGATAATTTTTTCGGCACCAAGTGGCTCTGGGAAAACGACATTGGTTCGCCATTTGCTCGACCAAAGAAATGATTTAGAATTTTCTATTTCCTGCACCACAAGACCACCAAGAGGGCTGGAAAAACACGGGATTGATTATTATTTTCTAAGCACAGAAGAATTTAAAAAATGCATAGAAAATGAAGATTTTGCTGAATGGGAAGAAGTCTATAGCGAGCGATTTTACGGCACACCACATAGTGAAATCGAGCGGATTTGGCGCACGGGGAAAAACGTGATTTTTGATATAGATGTGGTAGGTGGCATTAATTTGAAGAAAAAATTCAGAGAGAAAGCCCTTTCGATTTTTGTGAAACCGCCCGATTTAGAAACCTTGGGAAAAAGACTTTCTGCCCGAAACACCGATTCGCCCGAGGATTTAAAAATCAGAATAGATAAAGCAGCTAAGGAATTGACTTACCAAGATCAATTTGATTGTGTGATTGTAAACGATGATTTAGACACAGCTAAAAAAGAAATTGAAAATAAAATTGAAAAATTTCTAAAGCCTTAG
- a CDS encoding 1-deoxy-D-xylulose-5-phosphate synthase gives MLDQYRLLSTIDNPQDLKKLNAQVLPKLAAEIRDYILNVVALKKGHLGASLGVTELSIALHYYLNTPQDILLWDVGHQSYVHKILTGRKEKFLNLRQKNEISGFPVREESEYDCFGVGHSSTTISALTGIALADKLKDIERKRFAVIGDASIASGMALEGLNHLGDTDLDVTVILNDNNIGIDHATGALKNYFNRLGVQGDTFFSDLGFHYQGVVNGHDFSEIFKAFKKIEKISRPKILHIRTIKGKGYAQAEQDQVAWHAPGKFNKISGEREIQTQKETYPDLAGKTLHRVFEKNKKAVAISPAMLSGSSLMELKEKFPDRVWDVGIAEQHAVTLSAGLASQGMVPYCVIYSTFLQRAYDQLIHDVALQELPVIFLIDRAGLVGSDGATHHGYFDISFLNAIPQMILAAPLDATELKSMIQKAPLFNQPVAIRYAKTSAETFFKEEQLKFFKAREILNGEKMVILSTGSIGLQIFKALKKLNKNIGWVHFPFIKPLDEVKLAAVFKKYNRILTYEEGVKPGGFGMSCLAKANEMSWKGKMEICAFPSDFISHASISEQMEDLGFSVEGIMKKVEKFFLEN, from the coding sequence ATGCTAGACCAATATCGCCTACTTTCTACCATTGATAATCCACAAGATTTGAAAAAACTGAACGCTCAAGTTTTGCCAAAATTGGCTGCGGAAATCAGAGATTACATTTTGAATGTAGTGGCGTTGAAGAAAGGGCATTTGGGAGCAAGTCTAGGCGTGACGGAACTGAGCATTGCTCTACATTATTACCTCAATACCCCGCAAGATATTCTGTTGTGGGATGTGGGGCATCAATCTTATGTACACAAAATTTTGACGGGTAGAAAAGAAAAATTTCTCAATCTAAGGCAAAAAAATGAAATTTCAGGATTCCCTGTTCGGGAGGAGAGCGAGTACGATTGCTTTGGAGTAGGGCATTCGTCTACCACAATTTCTGCACTCACGGGAATAGCCTTGGCAGATAAATTAAAAGATATTGAAAGAAAAAGGTTTGCCGTCATCGGCGATGCGTCTATCGCCAGTGGAATGGCGCTAGAAGGCTTGAACCATTTGGGAGACACAGATTTGGATGTTACAGTAATTTTAAACGATAATAATATTGGGATAGACCACGCAACGGGTGCGCTCAAAAATTATTTCAACCGGTTGGGAGTGCAAGGCGATACTTTTTTTTCCGATTTAGGATTTCATTACCAAGGAGTAGTAAACGGACACGATTTCTCTGAAATTTTTAAAGCCTTCAAAAAAATTGAAAAAATATCTAGGCCAAAAATCTTACACATCAGGACAATAAAAGGTAAGGGCTATGCACAAGCAGAGCAAGACCAAGTAGCTTGGCATGCACCAGGGAAGTTCAATAAAATTTCGGGCGAGAGAGAAATTCAAACACAAAAGGAAACTTACCCTGACTTGGCAGGTAAAACGCTGCATCGAGTTTTTGAGAAAAATAAAAAAGCAGTGGCAATTTCTCCCGCAATGCTAAGTGGCAGCAGCTTGATGGAACTCAAAGAGAAATTCCCTGATAGAGTCTGGGATGTAGGAATAGCAGAGCAGCATGCTGTGACGCTTTCAGCAGGATTGGCATCGCAAGGCATGGTGCCTTATTGTGTGATTTACAGTACTTTTTTGCAACGCGCTTATGACCAATTAATTCATGATGTAGCATTGCAAGAGTTGCCCGTCATTTTTTTAATCGACCGAGCAGGATTGGTGGGAAGCGATGGAGCCACGCACCACGGCTATTTTGATATTTCTTTTCTCAACGCCATTCCACAGATGATTTTAGCCGCCCCTTTGGATGCTACAGAATTAAAAAGTATGATTCAGAAAGCACCGCTATTCAATCAACCAGTCGCTATTCGATATGCAAAAACATCGGCAGAAACATTCTTCAAAGAAGAACAATTAAAATTTTTTAAGGCTCGAGAAATTCTAAATGGAGAGAAAATGGTAATCTTATCCACAGGCAGCATTGGGCTACAAATTTTTAAAGCCTTAAAAAAACTAAACAAAAATATTGGTTGGGTTCATTTCCCATTTATTAAACCTCTAGATGAAGTGAAGTTGGCAGCCGTTTTCAAGAAATATAACCGAATTTTAACCTATGAGGAGGGCGTAAAACCTGGTGGATTTGGCATGAGCTGCTTGGCAAAAGCCAATGAAATGAGCTGGAAGGGGAAAATGGAAATTTGTGCCTTCCCTTCAGATTTCATCTCACACGCTTCTATTTCAGAACAAATGGAAGATTTAGGTTTTTCGGTAGAAGGAATCATGAAAAAAGTAGAAAAATTCTTTTTAGAAAATTAA